The following proteins are encoded in a genomic region of Thiomicrospira sp. R3:
- the secE gene encoding preprotein translocase subunit SecE, which produces MNKKTEVRESKNSLDTAKLIAAVVVLVGSIIAYYNFSGLHAVVRVLMVLFGVGAAVAIVYTTELGEGWFRYLVHTKKEVRQVVWPTRKETAQTTLIVVIAVIIVGIFLWLIDMFLLWAVKLLTGQGG; this is translated from the coding sequence ATGAATAAAAAAACAGAAGTTCGAGAGTCAAAAAACTCACTAGATACGGCTAAATTGATTGCCGCCGTTGTTGTTTTGGTTGGTTCCATTATAGCTTATTATAATTTTTCAGGTCTGCATGCTGTTGTCAGGGTTTTGATGGTGCTGTTTGGTGTGGGCGCTGCAGTAGCAATTGTTTATACAACAGAGCTAGGTGAAGGTTGGTTTCGTTATTTAGTTCATACTAAGAAAGAAGTTCGGCAAGTCGTTTGGCCTACCAGGAAAGAGACAGCTCAAACCACATTGATTGTGGTTATAGCCGTTATAATCGTTGGTATTTTTCTTTGGTTAATCGATATGTTTCTCTTGTGGGCGGTTAAGTTGCTTACAGGGCAGGGAGGTTAA
- the tuf gene encoding elongation factor Tu, which produces MAKAKFERNKPHVNVGTIGHVDHGKTTLTAALTIVQGKKFGGDVKDYSQIDNAPEEKARGITISTSHVEYESDTRHYAHVDCPGHADYVKNMITGAAQMDGAILVCSAADGPMPQTREHILLSRQVGVPYIVVFLNKADMVDDEELMELVEMEVRELLSDYDFPGDDTPVIKGSALKAIEGDQSEIGEPAIARLIEALDTYIPEPQRDTEKPFLMPVEDVFSIQGRGTVVTGRIETGVVKVGETVEIVGIKDTVSTTVTGVEMFRKLLDQGEAGDNVGVLLRGTKREDVERGQVLSHVGKIKPHTTFEGEVYVLSKEEGGRHTPFFNGYRPQFYFRTTDVTGACELPSGVEMVMPGDNIQMTITLINPIAMDEGLRFAIREGGRTVGAGVVSKILK; this is translated from the coding sequence ATGGCAAAAGCTAAGTTTGAACGTAACAAGCCCCATGTAAACGTAGGCACAATTGGTCACGTTGACCATGGAAAGACTACATTGACAGCGGCGCTAACCATTGTACAGGGCAAGAAATTCGGTGGCGATGTAAAAGACTACAGCCAAATCGACAACGCACCCGAAGAAAAAGCACGTGGTATTACCATCTCAACTTCACACGTAGAGTATGAGTCAGATACGCGTCACTATGCACACGTTGACTGTCCAGGGCATGCTGACTATGTAAAAAACATGATTACAGGTGCAGCACAGATGGATGGTGCAATCCTAGTATGTTCAGCTGCGGATGGTCCTATGCCACAGACACGTGAACACATCTTGTTGTCACGTCAAGTAGGTGTACCTTACATTGTTGTATTTCTAAACAAAGCAGACATGGTTGACGACGAAGAATTGATGGAACTGGTAGAAATGGAAGTGCGTGAATTACTTTCTGACTATGACTTCCCTGGTGATGATACGCCAGTAATCAAAGGTTCTGCGCTTAAAGCTATCGAAGGTGATCAATCAGAAATTGGTGAACCAGCCATTGCGCGTCTAATCGAAGCCTTGGACACCTATATTCCAGAGCCACAGCGTGACACAGAAAAGCCATTCCTAATGCCAGTAGAAGACGTATTCTCGATCCAGGGTCGTGGTACTGTTGTTACAGGTCGTATCGAAACCGGTGTTGTTAAGGTCGGTGAAACGGTTGAGATCGTAGGTATTAAAGATACAGTAAGCACCACCGTAACGGGTGTTGAAATGTTCCGCAAGCTACTCGACCAAGGTGAAGCTGGCGATAACGTAGGTGTATTGCTACGTGGAACCAAGCGTGAAGATGTTGAGCGTGGCCAAGTATTGTCTCATGTAGGCAAAATCAAGCCACATACCACCTTTGAAGGCGAAGTTTACGTATTGTCAAAAGAAGAAGGTGGTCGTCATACGCCATTCTTTAATGGCTACCGTCCACAGTTTTATTTCCGTACAACGGATGTAACGGGTGCATGTGAATTACCATCAGGCGTTGAAATGGTAATGCCGGGTGATAACATTCAAATGACAATCACCCTAATCAATCCAATCGCGATGGATGAAGGTCTGCGATTTGCGATTCGTGAAGGTGGTCGTACAGTAGGTGCAGGTGTTGTTTCTAAGATTTTGAAATAA
- the bioA gene encoding adenosylmethionine--8-amino-7-oxononanoate transaminase, translated as MTNSNFDRQHIWHPYNKLPSLQPQFTVTSASGCHIYLDNGEQLIDAMSSWWSAIHGYNHPVINQAAKNQIEKLSHIMFGGFTHQPAIDLAKLLIDITPSGLDKIFYADSGSIAVEVALKVCLQYWKSANKPAKTKFMALKRAYHGDTFGAMSVCDPDEGMHNLFKPNIMQNIFAPAPQSGLAIDHQQDLVTLENLFKVHHHQLAGFILEPLVQGAGGMHFYRPEYLTGARELCDYYNVLLIADEIATGFGRTGKLFACEWANITPDIMCLGKGLTGGYMTLAAMLCTDKISHTISSANPGLLMHGPTFMGNPLACSIALASTKLLLDSPWQDNVTQINRVLTDQFSSLKSFKGVKDIRVFGAIGVIELEQDGLGSAIQQVAIEMGIWLRPFGRIIYTMPAYNIEIEQLNRLAKVMVEAVKTVLNQNQQKQTNDNKTELVNQFV; from the coding sequence ATGACCAACTCTAATTTTGATCGCCAGCATATCTGGCACCCTTACAACAAACTCCCTTCACTTCAGCCACAATTCACCGTTACTTCCGCCTCTGGCTGTCATATTTATTTAGATAACGGTGAGCAGTTAATTGATGCTATGTCTTCTTGGTGGTCAGCCATTCATGGCTACAACCACCCTGTCATTAATCAAGCGGCTAAGAATCAGATTGAAAAACTTTCCCATATTATGTTTGGAGGGTTTACTCATCAACCTGCCATTGATTTAGCTAAATTATTAATAGACATAACCCCCAGTGGTTTAGATAAAATTTTCTATGCGGATTCTGGCTCTATAGCGGTAGAAGTGGCTTTAAAAGTATGCTTGCAATATTGGAAAAGTGCGAACAAACCAGCAAAAACAAAGTTTATGGCATTAAAACGGGCTTACCATGGTGATACGTTTGGTGCCATGTCAGTTTGTGACCCTGATGAAGGTATGCACAACCTGTTCAAACCTAATATCATGCAAAATATTTTTGCCCCTGCACCTCAATCAGGCCTGGCTATTGATCACCAACAGGATTTAGTTACACTGGAAAACCTTTTTAAAGTTCACCACCATCAACTAGCAGGATTCATTCTCGAACCCCTTGTCCAGGGTGCAGGAGGTATGCACTTTTATCGCCCTGAGTATCTTACTGGAGCACGTGAACTTTGTGATTATTACAATGTTTTACTTATTGCGGATGAAATAGCAACGGGCTTTGGTCGTACTGGCAAGCTGTTTGCATGTGAATGGGCTAATATTACGCCCGACATCATGTGTTTAGGTAAAGGCTTAACTGGGGGTTATATGACCCTCGCCGCTATGCTGTGCACGGATAAAATTAGCCATACGATTTCAAGCGCCAATCCTGGCTTACTTATGCACGGCCCCACATTTATGGGGAATCCACTCGCTTGTTCTATTGCCCTAGCGAGTACAAAATTACTACTTGATAGCCCATGGCAAGACAATGTGACACAAATTAACCGGGTTTTGACCGATCAATTTAGCTCTCTAAAATCATTCAAAGGGGTTAAAGACATCCGTGTGTTTGGTGCGATTGGCGTGATTGAGTTGGAACAAGATGGTTTAGGCAGCGCAATTCAGCAGGTCGCTATTGAAATGGGTATCTGGCTTCGCCCCTTCGGACGAATCATCTACACCATGCCGGCTTATAATATCGAAATCGAACAGCTAAACCGCTTAGCCAAGGTAATGGTAGAAGCGGTAAAAACGGTACTTAATCAAAACCAACAAAAACAGACTAACGACAATAAAACCGAACTAGTCAATCAATTCGTTTAG
- the speE gene encoding polyamine aminopropyltransferase yields the protein MSELSYLETLHPSWGQSFVMDEVLFESKTEHQHLVIFRNDQWGAVMALDGVIQTTEGDEFIYHEMLAHVPMFSHPKPKSVLIIGGGDGGILREVLKHACVETVTMVEIDAQVVEMCKTYLPNHSQGAFEDPRLNLVIADGVEFVNQTKQTFDVVISDSTDPVGPGEVLFTSRFYQGIASCLNPDGVFVAQNGVSFLQNNEVRNTALRLKPLFLQRGFYCAAVPTYVGGVMSFAWATQQQNLSQQGLDEVVARYQSAAIKTRYYTPTLHQACFALPQYLNELID from the coding sequence GTGAGTGAGTTGAGTTATCTAGAAACCCTGCACCCAAGCTGGGGGCAGTCGTTTGTGATGGACGAGGTGTTGTTTGAAAGCAAAACCGAACACCAACATCTAGTTATTTTTCGTAATGACCAGTGGGGCGCAGTAATGGCACTCGATGGTGTGATTCAAACTACCGAAGGCGATGAGTTTATCTATCATGAGATGTTAGCTCATGTTCCCATGTTTTCACATCCTAAACCTAAATCAGTGTTGATTATTGGCGGGGGTGATGGCGGTATTCTGCGCGAGGTTTTGAAGCACGCTTGTGTTGAAACCGTTACCATGGTGGAGATTGATGCGCAGGTGGTTGAAATGTGCAAAACTTATCTGCCCAACCATTCTCAGGGTGCGTTTGAGGATCCTCGTTTAAATTTGGTGATTGCTGATGGTGTTGAGTTTGTCAATCAAACCAAGCAAACCTTTGATGTGGTAATTTCTGATTCCACTGATCCTGTTGGACCTGGTGAGGTGTTGTTTACATCAAGGTTTTATCAAGGCATTGCATCCTGTTTAAATCCTGATGGCGTATTTGTTGCGCAGAATGGTGTGAGCTTCTTGCAGAACAACGAAGTTAGGAATACGGCTTTACGCCTGAAGCCCTTGTTTTTGCAGCGCGGATTCTATTGCGCAGCCGTTCCTACTTATGTCGGTGGCGTGATGAGCTTTGCTTGGGCTACGCAGCAACAAAATTTGAGTCAACAGGGCTTAGATGAGGTTGTGGCACGTTATCAATCTGCGGCGATAAAAACACGCTACTACACCCCCACACTTCACCAGGCCTGCTTTGCTTTGCCACAATATCTAAACGAATTGATTGACTAG
- the speD gene encoding adenosylmethionine decarboxylase — translation MPENILKTGNEHFEIIEKTTVIESGWPTHQQALEDLTQDHFIVRDGKEYAGTHLIIDLWGAKRLDDLDLMESALREAVTESGATLLHIHLHHFTPNGGISGVAVLAESHISVHSWPERDFAAFDVFMCGDAQPEKAIEVLKRAFTPSAVNVETILRGEVASE, via the coding sequence ATGCCTGAAAATATTCTAAAAACTGGAAACGAACATTTTGAAATAATTGAAAAAACCACAGTTATTGAGTCAGGTTGGCCAACGCATCAACAGGCGCTGGAAGACCTCACTCAAGATCACTTTATTGTCCGTGACGGTAAAGAATATGCAGGTACTCACCTTATTATCGACCTATGGGGCGCTAAGCGCTTGGATGATCTAGATTTAATGGAGAGCGCATTACGTGAAGCTGTAACAGAATCTGGAGCAACCTTGTTGCACATCCATTTACACCACTTTACTCCTAATGGCGGTATTTCTGGTGTCGCGGTATTGGCCGAATCCCATATCAGTGTTCATTCATGGCCTGAGCGCGATTTTGCAGCCTTTGATGTGTTTATGTGTGGTGATGCCCAACCTGAAAAAGCCATTGAAGTATTAAAACGCGCGTTTACACCTTCAGCCGTTAATGTTGAAACCATCTTGCGTGGCGAGGTAGCCAGTGAGTGA
- a CDS encoding OsmC family protein, whose product MQKIATVKWLDNLCFVGQTSSGHAVVMDGPPDIGGQNLGPRPMEMVLLGLGGCTAVDVIMMLKKSNQAVVDCHVEVSAERAETIPKVYTKIHVHYVVKGRGLNEAKVARAVNLSSEKYCSVSKMLEQSAEVTHDFEIVELS is encoded by the coding sequence ATGCAAAAGATTGCGACAGTGAAATGGTTAGATAACCTGTGTTTTGTAGGACAGACCTCATCAGGACATGCGGTGGTGATGGATGGGCCGCCAGATATAGGCGGACAAAATCTTGGGCCGCGCCCGATGGAAATGGTGCTGTTAGGCCTGGGTGGTTGTACGGCGGTAGATGTGATTATGATGTTGAAAAAAAGCAATCAAGCCGTAGTCGATTGCCATGTTGAGGTTAGTGCGGAACGCGCTGAAACTATTCCAAAGGTCTATACTAAAATTCATGTGCACTATGTGGTGAAGGGCCGGGGATTAAATGAAGCGAAAGTAGCGCGAGCCGTTAATCTGTCGTCAGAAAAATACTGTTCTGTGTCTAAAATGCTTGAGCAATCTGCCGAGGTTACTCATGATTTTGAGATAGTTGAGCTGAGTTGA
- the trpC gene encoding indole-3-glycerol phosphate synthase TrpC, translating to MTTPTILNQINQRKREEIAEAIKQVSLDEIKAQAALADAPRGFVKAMQARLAAGQSAVIAEIKKASPSKGVLRDPFDPFAIAQSYERHGAACLSVLTDVDYFQGSIDYLKQARAATALPVIRKDFIIDPYQVYQARAMGADCILLIAASLDDDLMAQLAELAQSLGMDVLIEVHDGDELSRALTIALPLIGINNRNLHTFEVSLQTTLDLLGQIPADRIVVTESGILSAQDVALMRQHQVNSFLVGEAFMRATEPGKALQNLFK from the coding sequence ATGACGACGCCCACTATTCTCAATCAAATTAATCAACGCAAGCGCGAAGAAATTGCCGAGGCGATTAAGCAGGTGTCGCTTGATGAAATTAAAGCACAAGCCGCGCTGGCTGATGCGCCACGTGGTTTTGTCAAAGCGATGCAAGCCAGGCTAGCGGCCGGTCAATCGGCGGTGATTGCGGAAATTAAAAAAGCTTCACCTAGCAAAGGTGTGTTGCGTGATCCGTTTGATCCTTTCGCGATTGCTCAATCCTATGAGCGCCATGGTGCTGCTTGTTTGTCGGTATTAACCGATGTGGATTATTTCCAAGGCTCGATCGACTATCTTAAGCAAGCCAGAGCCGCGACAGCCTTGCCAGTGATTCGTAAAGACTTCATTATCGACCCCTATCAGGTTTATCAGGCACGGGCGATGGGAGCGGATTGTATTTTATTGATCGCCGCGTCTCTCGATGATGACTTAATGGCGCAGCTCGCTGAGCTTGCTCAGTCCTTAGGCATGGATGTGTTGATTGAGGTGCATGATGGCGACGAGTTAAGCCGTGCGCTTACGATTGCTTTGCCATTGATTGGGATTAATAATCGCAATTTACATACCTTTGAAGTCAGTTTGCAAACCACTTTGGATTTACTTGGGCAGATTCCGGCTGATCGCATAGTGGTGACGGAAAGTGGTATTTTGTCAGCGCAAGATGTGGCATTAATGCGTCAGCATCAAGTCAATAGTTTTTTGGTGGGCGAGGCATTTATGCGCGCCACTGAACCAGGTAAAGCACTGCAAAACCTATTTAAATAA
- the trpD gene encoding anthranilate phosphoribosyltransferase — translation MELSQALNQLLARQDLSETDMQSVMTQLMSGQATDAQIGALLIGLRMKGETIEEISAAAQVMRQLSTKVELYGVDHLVDTCGTGGDGANIFNVSTATAFVAAAAGAKVAKHGNRSVSSKSGSADLLEAAGVNLNLTANQVAACVEQVGVGFMFAPAHHGAMKHVISARKDLGVRTIFNLLGPLTNPANAPYQVLGVYDKALLLPFAQVLQKLGSKHVMVVHAEDGLDEISVSSLTHVAELKEGAITQWTLNPQDYDLDHPSLQDLVVNSSLESLNLIRAALHNSDGGARDIICLNAGAALYVAGLVDNYAAGVMLARQTVAKGLASKKFDEFIQFTQAI, via the coding sequence ATGGAATTATCCCAGGCCTTAAACCAGCTTTTAGCCCGCCAAGATTTATCCGAAACCGACATGCAGTCCGTGATGACCCAGCTGATGTCTGGTCAAGCAACGGATGCCCAAATTGGCGCATTACTGATTGGCTTGCGTATGAAGGGCGAGACGATTGAAGAAATCAGCGCCGCCGCCCAAGTCATGCGACAGTTGTCAACGAAAGTTGAACTTTATGGGGTGGATCATCTGGTTGATACCTGTGGAACTGGCGGTGATGGTGCGAATATTTTTAATGTTTCTACCGCAACAGCGTTTGTCGCTGCCGCCGCCGGTGCAAAGGTGGCGAAGCATGGCAACCGGTCTGTGTCGAGTAAATCTGGCAGTGCTGATTTATTGGAAGCAGCGGGGGTGAATCTAAATTTGACCGCAAATCAGGTGGCGGCTTGCGTTGAGCAGGTTGGTGTTGGTTTTATGTTTGCGCCAGCGCATCATGGCGCGATGAAGCATGTGATTAGTGCGCGCAAAGACCTGGGTGTCAGAACAATTTTTAATCTACTGGGTCCCTTAACCAATCCTGCTAATGCGCCTTATCAAGTGCTTGGTGTTTATGATAAAGCCTTGTTGCTGCCCTTTGCGCAGGTGCTGCAAAAACTCGGCTCCAAACATGTGATGGTGGTTCATGCTGAAGATGGTTTGGATGAAATTTCGGTTTCTAGCCTAACCCATGTGGCCGAGCTAAAAGAGGGCGCAATCACTCAGTGGACGCTGAATCCACAGGACTATGATTTAGATCACCCAAGTCTGCAAGACTTGGTAGTCAACTCATCATTGGAAAGCTTAAACCTTATTCGTGCTGCGCTGCATAACAGTGATGGTGGCGCGCGCGATATTATCTGTTTGAATGCCGGTGCCGCGCTCTATGTAGCAGGCCTGGTTGATAATTATGCCGCCGGGGTGATGCTTGCGCGTCAAACAGTGGCGAAGGGGCTGGCATCTAAAAAATTTGATGAATTTATTCAGTTTACGCAGGCCATTTAA
- a CDS encoding aminodeoxychorismate/anthranilate synthase component II → MLLMIDNYDSFTYNLVQYFGELGQEVLVYRNDQIRLEQIAALKPDYLVISPGPCTPNEAGISIEAIHHFAGKLPILGVCLGHQSIGQAFGGHIIRAKQVMHGKTSPVFHHSLGVFANLPNPVETTRYHSLVIEQSSLPECLEVTAWTQNAAGEIDEIMGVRHKTLPIEGVQFHPESILTEQGHKMLQNFLEQSAV, encoded by the coding sequence ATGTTATTAATGATTGATAACTATGATTCATTTACCTATAACTTGGTGCAGTATTTTGGTGAATTAGGTCAAGAGGTGTTGGTTTATCGCAATGACCAGATTAGGCTGGAGCAGATTGCTGCGTTAAAGCCAGATTATCTGGTGATTTCCCCTGGGCCTTGTACGCCAAATGAAGCCGGTATTTCGATTGAAGCGATTCATCATTTTGCCGGAAAATTACCGATTCTTGGCGTGTGTTTGGGTCACCAGTCGATTGGGCAGGCATTTGGTGGTCATATTATTCGCGCCAAGCAAGTAATGCACGGTAAGACCTCGCCGGTTTTTCACCATAGTTTGGGGGTGTTTGCCAACCTGCCTAATCCGGTCGAAACCACGCGTTATCATTCGTTGGTGATTGAGCAGTCAAGCCTGCCTGAGTGTCTAGAAGTGACCGCTTGGACACAGAATGCAGCGGGTGAAATCGATGAGATTATGGGGGTGCGTCATAAAACCTTGCCGATTGAGGGCGTGCAATTTCATCCCGAATCGATTCTGACCGAACAGGGTCATAAGATGCTACAGAACTTTCTTGAGCAGTCTGCTGTTTAA
- the trpE gene encoding anthranilate synthase component I, translating to MSQSHFDQLAQQGYSHAPVMRTLLADFETPLSVYCKLANQPYCYLFESVQGGDKWGRYSIIGLPCDTQLRVEGQHIKLYKQGALVEHQVASDPLAWIEAYQAQFSVLEDQSLPKFCGGLVGYFGYDTIRYVEPRLSESAPSRDDIGAPDILLMVSKELVVFDNLSGQVHIIIQADLSDSQAYQKAQQRISDLLDQLNQPLEKSTSQVAPVIPSEADFESSFGEAAFKQAVDQIKDYILAGDAMQVVLSQQMSLDFNQPSLDLYRALRYLNPSPYMFYLDLDEVQIVGSSPEILVRLEDGLVTVRPIAGTRRRGTDAQKDLALEQDLLADPKELAEHLMLIDLGRNDVGRVAQVGSVKLTEKMIVERYSHVMHIVSNVDGQLQAGLTPLEVLRATFPAGTVSGAPKIRAMEIIDELEPVKRGAYAGAVGYIGWHGNMDTAIAIRTAVIKNGRLFVQAGAGIVADSVAQSEWDETMNKGRAIFRAAQFVSQGMRADHSTSN from the coding sequence ATGAGTCAATCCCATTTTGATCAGTTAGCTCAGCAGGGTTATAGCCATGCGCCCGTGATGCGTACCCTGTTGGCGGACTTTGAAACGCCCTTGTCGGTTTATTGCAAGTTGGCCAATCAACCCTATTGCTATTTGTTTGAATCGGTGCAGGGGGGCGATAAGTGGGGGCGCTATTCGATTATTGGCTTACCTTGCGATACCCAATTACGCGTCGAAGGTCAGCATATCAAGCTCTATAAACAGGGCGCACTGGTGGAACATCAAGTCGCCAGTGATCCGCTGGCGTGGATTGAAGCTTATCAAGCACAGTTTAGCGTACTGGAAGATCAAAGCCTGCCAAAATTTTGTGGGGGGTTAGTCGGCTATTTTGGTTATGATACCATTCGCTATGTCGAGCCACGATTAAGTGAATCTGCGCCCTCGCGTGATGATATTGGTGCGCCGGATATTCTGTTGATGGTATCCAAAGAATTGGTGGTGTTTGATAATCTCAGCGGTCAGGTGCATATTATTATTCAAGCGGATTTGTCGGACAGCCAAGCCTATCAAAAAGCCCAGCAACGTATCAGTGACTTATTAGACCAGCTCAACCAACCGCTTGAAAAATCAACCAGCCAAGTGGCGCCTGTGATTCCGAGTGAAGCGGATTTTGAATCAAGCTTTGGTGAAGCGGCCTTTAAGCAGGCGGTTGATCAGATCAAGGACTATATTCTGGCGGGCGATGCGATGCAGGTGGTTTTGTCACAACAAATGTCGCTGGACTTTAATCAGCCGTCGCTGGATTTGTACCGTGCGCTTCGTTACCTTAACCCATCACCCTATATGTTTTACCTAGACTTGGATGAGGTGCAAATTGTTGGCTCCTCGCCGGAGATTTTGGTTCGTTTGGAGGATGGTTTGGTGACGGTGCGGCCGATTGCCGGTACGCGTCGTCGTGGAACCGATGCGCAAAAGGATTTAGCGTTAGAGCAAGATTTGCTGGCCGACCCAAAAGAGTTGGCTGAACATTTGATGCTGATTGACCTTGGGCGAAATGATGTGGGCCGTGTCGCGCAGGTGGGGTCGGTGAAGTTGACTGAAAAAATGATTGTTGAGCGTTATTCGCATGTGATGCATATTGTGTCGAATGTTGATGGCCAGTTGCAAGCGGGTCTAACGCCGCTCGAAGTCTTGCGAGCCACGTTTCCAGCCGGTACCGTTTCAGGTGCGCCAAAAATTCGTGCGATGGAAATCATTGATGAACTAGAGCCGGTTAAGCGTGGCGCCTATGCGGGCGCGGTCGGTTATATTGGCTGGCATGGCAATATGGACACGGCGATTGCGATACGCACCGCCGTGATTAAAAACGGCAGGCTATTTGTGCAGGCTGGGGCAGGAATTGTCGCTGACTCTGTGGCACAAAGCGAGTGGGACGAAACCATGAATAAGGGACGCGCGATTTTCCGCGCGGCGCAGTTTGTCAGTCAAGGCATGCGTGCCGATCATTCGACCTCGAATTAA
- a CDS encoding phosphoglycolate phosphatase — protein sequence MTSKIKPGLVLIDLDGTLVDSVPDLAYCVDQMMAQLAMPLRGEAAVRNWVGNGVERLVRRALINAVEGEPDDDLFARAYPIFLALYTDNYSQRSCVYDGVVEGLEWMLAQGYRLSCVTNKAEAFTLPLLKDKGLHDYFEFVVSGDTCAEKKPHPMPLLHAAELMKVSPDNALMIGDSKSDVKAARAAGFHIFCMTYGYNHGEDIRDYQPDVVMDSMSELANYLEAI from the coding sequence ATGACAAGCAAAATTAAACCAGGCCTGGTGCTGATTGATTTGGACGGTACACTTGTTGATAGTGTGCCGGATTTGGCTTATTGCGTTGATCAAATGATGGCGCAGCTGGCTATGCCCTTGCGTGGTGAAGCCGCTGTGCGTAATTGGGTGGGCAATGGGGTTGAGCGTTTGGTGCGTCGTGCTTTGATCAATGCGGTGGAGGGCGAACCGGATGATGACTTATTTGCCAGGGCCTATCCTATTTTTCTTGCGCTTTATACCGACAATTACTCACAGCGAAGTTGTGTTTATGACGGCGTGGTTGAGGGGTTGGAGTGGATGTTGGCGCAAGGCTATCGTTTGAGCTGCGTGACCAATAAGGCCGAAGCCTTTACCTTGCCTTTGCTCAAAGACAAGGGCTTGCATGACTATTTTGAATTTGTGGTCAGTGGCGATACCTGTGCGGAAAAAAAACCGCATCCGATGCCGCTGCTTCATGCCGCCGAGTTGATGAAGGTTAGCCCGGACAATGCGCTGATGATTGGTGATTCGAAAAGTGATGTCAAGGCCGCGCGTGCCGCTGGTTTTCATATTTTCTGCATGACCTATGGCTATAACCACGGCGAAGATATTCGTGATTATCAGCCAGATGTTGTGATGGACTCGATGAGCGAGTTAGCGAATTACTTAGAAGCGATTTAA
- the rpe gene encoding ribulose-phosphate 3-epimerase, with amino-acid sequence MAKQQNWIAPSILSADFAQLGKDVKDVLNAGADVVHFDVMDNHYVPNLTIGPLVCESLKNYMVREGLTAPIDVHLMVKPVDRVIGDFANAGADYITFHPEASEHIDRSLQLIKGAGCKAGLVFNPATSLSYLEHVMDKIDMILIMSVNPGFGGQAFIAHALDKLRAARQLIDASGRDIRLEIDGGVKAENIAEVAAAGCDTFVSGSGIFGKVSASDANRYDTIIKQMREELAKA; translated from the coding sequence ATGGCTAAACAACAAAACTGGATTGCCCCTTCAATTTTATCAGCGGATTTTGCGCAGTTAGGTAAAGATGTTAAAGACGTGTTAAACGCTGGCGCGGACGTGGTTCACTTCGACGTAATGGACAACCATTATGTTCCAAACCTAACGATTGGACCGTTGGTGTGTGAGTCGTTGAAAAACTATATGGTACGTGAAGGCTTAACTGCACCGATTGATGTGCATTTAATGGTTAAGCCTGTTGATCGGGTGATTGGCGATTTCGCGAATGCGGGTGCTGACTATATTACGTTCCACCCTGAGGCCTCAGAGCATATCGACCGCAGCTTGCAGTTGATTAAAGGCGCGGGCTGTAAAGCAGGGCTGGTCTTTAACCCAGCGACCTCGTTGAGCTACCTTGAGCACGTGATGGATAAAATTGACATGATTTTGATTATGTCAGTGAACCCAGGCTTTGGTGGTCAGGCATTTATTGCTCACGCTTTGGACAAATTGCGTGCAGCGCGTCAGCTAATTGATGCGAGCGGTCGTGATATTCGTTTAGAAATTGACGGTGGCGTAAAAGCGGAAAACATCGCGGAAGTTGCCGCTGCAGGCTGTGATACCTTTGTTTCAGGCTCAGGTATTTTTGGTAAAGTCAGCGCGTCAGATGCCAATCGTTATGACACGATTATCAAGCAAATGCGTGAAGAATTAGCGAAAGCGTAA
- a CDS encoding phosphate-starvation-inducible PsiE family protein, producing MSVHHTPVTRTIRRTIGVFEIIGLVIIAIATVYAGYAEVMHMVSNATVTLGDLLLLFLYLEVLAMVAIYLDSGKLPIRLPLYIAIIAMARYLILEMKELTEWQMLAVGVSIILISLAILALRYGSLRFPSEDRLGPRWKAPEVLTQSKSNTSKNSEKQGTDL from the coding sequence ATGAGTGTCCACCATACACCTGTTACACGAACCATTCGCCGAACGATTGGTGTTTTTGAAATTATTGGCTTAGTAATTATTGCGATTGCGACCGTTTATGCCGGCTATGCCGAAGTGATGCACATGGTTAGCAATGCTACAGTTACGCTTGGCGACCTGCTTTTATTATTTCTTTACCTTGAGGTTTTAGCGATGGTCGCTATTTATCTTGACTCAGGTAAACTCCCCATTCGTCTTCCACTCTATATTGCCATTATTGCAATGGCGCGTTATTTAATTTTGGAAATGAAAGAACTTACTGAGTGGCAAATGTTGGCTGTTGGTGTATCGATTATTCTGATCTCGCTGGCTATTCTGGCACTACGCTATGGCTCGCTGCGCTTCCCATCCGAAGACCGTCTAGGTCCGCGCTGGAAAGCACCCGAGGTATTAACACAAAGCAAATCAAACACATCTAAAAACTCAGAAAAACAAGGTACCGACCTATGA